A section of the Acidobacteriota bacterium genome encodes:
- a CDS encoding S46 family peptidase, with amino-acid sequence MTRRLPTAALTAALALALASLAATRPAVADEGMWTFDNFPKAAVKDRYGVDVTDEFLKHLRLASLRLPGCTGSFVSGSGLLLTNYHCAVDCAKDLSTGSKDYEADGFLAKSQGKEEVCQGMEVNQLVATSDVTDRIKGATSGLEGADFIKAQRAAMSGIEKECSSDKTYRCDTVSLYHGGLYHLYKYRTYRDVRLVFVPEHDVAFFGGDPDNFNFPRYNLDMALLRVYDDGKPLKTDDHFTWSATGPKEGDAIFVPGNPGGTDRLLTVAQLEYQRDVSYPISLQRSAELRGILEQFGKLGPEQKRISQDELLFLENGIKVQRGELAALLDRRAFAEKAKAEKALRDRIAADPAKQAKYGAAWDEISKAEETKAALRKQMSYEERGSGFASELYGAARILVRGAAERAKPSAERFREFRDSAIAGIEQRLFSTAPYHRDLDQVTFEFSLSKLREDLGADDPFVKKVLGKQSPEEMAAATVGKSKLDDVELRKKLWEGGAKAVEASDDPMIQLVRLVDADGRAIRKTYEDQVDAPERKSSELVAQAIFEDQGTKTYPDATFTPRVTFGTVKGWEEDRKTITPFTTFAGLFDRATGRFPYILPKSWLDAKKDLKLDTPFNFSNDTDIVGGNSGSPAVNRNGEIVGLLFDGNIHSIGGNYWFDPKLNRAVAVDSRGILEALRVVYGADRVVEEIRGK; translated from the coding sequence ATGACACGACGCCTCCCGACTGCCGCCCTGACCGCCGCGCTGGCCCTCGCTCTCGCCTCCCTCGCCGCCACCCGCCCCGCCGTCGCCGACGAGGGGATGTGGACGTTCGACAACTTTCCGAAGGCCGCGGTCAAAGATAGGTACGGGGTCGACGTCACCGACGAGTTCCTGAAGCACCTGCGCCTCGCGTCGCTGCGCCTCCCGGGGTGCACCGGGTCTTTCGTGTCGGGAAGCGGGCTCCTCCTGACGAACTACCACTGCGCCGTCGACTGCGCGAAGGATCTCTCGACCGGATCGAAGGACTACGAGGCGGACGGCTTCCTCGCGAAGTCGCAGGGGAAGGAGGAGGTCTGCCAGGGGATGGAGGTGAACCAGCTCGTCGCCACCTCCGACGTGACCGACAGGATCAAGGGGGCCACGAGCGGGCTCGAGGGAGCCGACTTCATCAAGGCGCAGCGCGCCGCGATGAGCGGGATCGAGAAGGAGTGCTCGTCGGACAAGACCTACCGCTGCGACACGGTCTCCCTCTACCACGGCGGCCTCTATCACCTTTACAAGTACAGGACCTACCGCGACGTGAGGCTGGTCTTCGTCCCCGAGCACGACGTCGCCTTCTTCGGCGGCGACCCCGATAATTTCAACTTCCCGCGCTACAACCTCGACATGGCGCTCCTGCGCGTCTACGACGACGGCAAGCCGCTGAAGACCGACGACCACTTCACCTGGAGCGCGACGGGGCCGAAGGAAGGGGACGCGATCTTCGTCCCCGGCAACCCCGGCGGCACCGACCGGCTCCTGACCGTCGCGCAGCTCGAGTATCAGCGCGACGTCTCGTACCCGATCTCCCTCCAGCGGAGCGCCGAGCTGCGCGGCATCCTGGAGCAGTTCGGCAAGCTCGGCCCCGAGCAGAAGAGGATCAGCCAGGACGAGCTCCTCTTCCTCGAGAACGGGATCAAGGTGCAGCGCGGCGAGCTCGCCGCCCTTCTCGATCGGCGCGCCTTCGCCGAGAAGGCGAAGGCCGAGAAGGCGCTCCGCGATCGGATCGCCGCGGACCCCGCGAAGCAGGCGAAGTACGGCGCGGCGTGGGACGAGATCTCGAAGGCGGAGGAGACGAAGGCCGCGCTTCGCAAGCAGATGAGCTATGAGGAGCGAGGCTCCGGCTTCGCCTCCGAGCTGTACGGGGCCGCCCGCATCCTCGTCCGCGGCGCCGCCGAGCGCGCGAAGCCCAGCGCCGAGAGGTTCCGCGAGTTCCGCGACTCGGCCATTGCCGGCATCGAGCAGCGCCTCTTCTCGACCGCGCCGTACCACCGGGACCTGGATCAGGTCACGTTCGAGTTCTCCCTCTCGAAGCTCCGCGAGGACCTGGGCGCCGACGACCCGTTCGTGAAGAAGGTCCTCGGGAAGCAATCCCCCGAGGAGATGGCGGCGGCCACCGTCGGCAAGAGCAAGCTCGACGACGTGGAGCTGCGGAAGAAGCTGTGGGAGGGGGGGGCGAAGGCGGTCGAGGCGTCGGACGATCCGATGATCCAGCTCGTCCGCCTCGTGGACGCCGACGGCCGCGCCATCCGGAAGACGTACGAGGACCAGGTGGACGCCCCGGAGAGGAAGAGCTCGGAGCTGGTGGCCCAGGCGATCTTCGAGGACCAGGGGACCAAGACCTACCCCGACGCGACCTTCACGCCGCGCGTGACGTTCGGGACGGTCAAGGGATGGGAGGAGGATCGCAAGACAATCACCCCCTTCACGACCTTCGCCGGCCTCTTCGATCGCGCGACGGGGCGGTTCCCGTACATCCTCCCGAAGAGCTGGCTCGACGCGAAGAAAGATTTGAAGCTCGACACGCCGTTCAACTTCTCGAACGACACCGACATCGTCGGGGGGAACTCGGGGAGCCCGGCGGTCAACAGGAACGGGGAGATCGTCGGGCTCCTCTTCGACGGAAACATCCACTCGATCGGCGGGAACTACTGGTTCGATCCGAAGCTGAACCGCGCGGTGGCGGTGGACAGCCGGGGGATCCTCGAGGCGCTCCGCGTGGTCTACGGCGCGGATAGGGTGGTGGAGGAGATCCGGGGGAAGTAA
- a CDS encoding DUF1697 domain-containing protein — protein MASVVFLRAVNVGGHGVFKPSLLARDLADLDVASLGAAGTFVVRKRASQAAVRKAFLSKLPVETEMMICSDREVLELFASGFKDAAAGKDVRRFVTVLAREPAEDPRLPIVAPAAGAWQVKVVALAGRFALSLLRRTEGKLFYPNAVVEKALGIPATTRGWDTIAAVCELLK, from the coding sequence ATGGCCTCCGTCGTCTTCCTCAGAGCCGTCAACGTCGGAGGCCACGGCGTCTTCAAGCCCAGCCTCCTCGCGCGCGACCTCGCGGATCTCGACGTGGCCAGCCTCGGCGCCGCCGGCACCTTCGTCGTCCGCAAGCGCGCGAGCCAGGCGGCCGTCCGGAAGGCGTTCCTCTCGAAGCTGCCCGTCGAGACCGAGATGATGATCTGCAGCGACCGCGAGGTCCTCGAGCTCTTCGCCTCGGGTTTCAAGGACGCGGCGGCCGGGAAGGATGTCCGCCGCTTCGTCACCGTCCTCGCGCGAGAGCCGGCGGAGGACCCCAGGCTTCCGATCGTCGCGCCGGCCGCGGGCGCGTGGCAGGTCAAGGTCGTCGCGCTCGCCGGCCGCTTCGCTCTCAGCCTCCTGCGCCGCACCGAGGGGAAGCTCTTCTATCCGAACGCGGTGGTCGAGAAGGCGCTCGGCATCCCGGCGACGACCCGCGGCTGGGACACAATCGCCGCTGTCTGCGAGCTCCTGAAGTAG
- a CDS encoding alpha/beta hydrolase, protein MTKWLFGLPVVAAAAALFLSLGLAFGEDKCIQIMVQDPALDDLVDPPGYRTAPLGTLGAVKQVGTGAQPVILIPGLGFGGEVFDELMDRWKGRYRMYAVTLPGFGGTAAPPSPASSVSFGDQTWTDGALQAIEELVKRERIERPIVVGHWLTGTQLALRYAMKHPEATRAVIVLAGSARFVPTDTTYLPAYPPLAQRVAAQDRYMGPKWFKTVTRETWDDNNFLPGDYAVNPVRGLRLWRQAARPPLHVWVRYLLEFYSQDVALELDKLASPTLIVEPGVENRTDDPRNNYMYAFTHASWEGTRPSSSRLRFVTIPESRACLWFDQPDKLDSAVGEFLGGNP, encoded by the coding sequence GTGACGAAATGGCTCTTTGGTCTCCCCGTGGTTGCCGCGGCGGCGGCCCTCTTTCTCTCTCTCGGCCTCGCGTTCGGCGAGGACAAGTGCATCCAGATCATGGTGCAGGACCCGGCGCTGGACGACCTCGTCGATCCGCCGGGATACCGGACCGCCCCGCTCGGAACTCTCGGCGCGGTGAAGCAGGTGGGGACCGGGGCCCAGCCCGTGATCCTGATCCCCGGCCTCGGCTTCGGCGGCGAGGTCTTCGACGAGCTGATGGACCGATGGAAGGGCCGCTACCGCATGTACGCCGTGACGCTCCCCGGCTTCGGCGGCACCGCCGCGCCGCCGAGCCCCGCCTCGAGCGTGAGCTTCGGCGACCAGACGTGGACGGACGGGGCGCTTCAGGCGATCGAGGAACTGGTCAAGCGCGAGAGGATCGAGCGCCCGATCGTCGTGGGTCACTGGCTGACGGGCACGCAGCTGGCGTTGCGCTACGCCATGAAGCACCCGGAGGCGACGCGCGCCGTCATCGTCCTCGCGGGCTCGGCACGCTTCGTCCCCACCGACACGACGTACCTGCCCGCCTACCCGCCTCTCGCGCAGCGCGTGGCCGCGCAGGATCGCTACATGGGGCCGAAGTGGTTCAAGACGGTGACGCGCGAGACCTGGGACGACAACAACTTCCTCCCCGGGGACTACGCCGTGAACCCGGTGCGCGGCCTGCGCCTGTGGCGCCAGGCGGCCCGCCCTCCGCTTCACGTGTGGGTGCGCTACCTCCTCGAGTTTTACTCGCAGGATGTCGCGCTCGAGCTCGACAAGCTGGCGAGCCCCACTCTGATCGTCGAGCCGGGTGTCGAGAACCGGACCGACGACCCGCGCAACAACTACATGTACGCGTTCACCCACGCGAGCTGGGAGGGGACACGGCCCTCGAGCTCGAGACTCCGGTTCGTCACGATTCCCGAATCCCGCGCCTGTCTCTGGTTCGATCAGCCTGATAAGCTGGATTCGGCCGTCGGCGAGTTCCTGGGGGGAAATCCATGA
- the cysK gene encoding cysteine synthase A gives MIPGDLTETVGRTPMVELRRVAAGLPGRVLAKLEMRNPCGSVKDRLGIALIEDAERRGVLRPGGTIVEATGGNTGIGLAFAAAIRGYRLILTMPASMSTERVALLRHLGAEVILTPGILMTDAIERARQIARETPGAVLLDQFRNPANPEVHRRTTGTEIWGDTGGLVDVFVSAVGTGGTITGVGEVLKARKPSVRVVAVEPAGAAVLSGRPAGQHRMPGIGIGFIPEVLNRAILDEVIVVEDDEAFDGARRLAREEGILAGISSGAALHAALAVAARPESAGATIVVLLADTGERYITTSLFAPSEGR, from the coding sequence ATGATCCCCGGCGATCTCACCGAAACCGTCGGGCGCACGCCGATGGTCGAGCTCCGGCGCGTCGCCGCCGGGCTCCCCGGCCGCGTTCTCGCGAAGCTGGAGATGCGGAATCCCTGCGGCAGCGTGAAGGACCGCCTCGGGATCGCCCTCATCGAGGACGCCGAAAGGCGAGGCGTCCTCAGGCCGGGCGGGACGATCGTCGAGGCGACGGGCGGAAACACAGGCATCGGCCTCGCCTTCGCCGCCGCGATCCGCGGGTACCGCCTGATCCTCACGATGCCCGCGTCGATGTCCACGGAGCGCGTCGCCCTGCTCCGGCACCTCGGCGCCGAGGTGATCCTCACCCCCGGCATCCTCATGACCGACGCAATCGAGCGCGCGCGGCAGATCGCCCGCGAGACGCCAGGGGCCGTCCTTCTCGATCAGTTCCGGAACCCCGCGAACCCCGAGGTCCACCGCCGCACGACCGGCACCGAGATCTGGGGCGACACCGGCGGATTGGTGGACGTGTTCGTGTCGGCCGTCGGCACAGGGGGAACGATCACCGGCGTCGGTGAGGTGCTGAAAGCGCGCAAGCCGTCGGTCCGCGTCGTCGCCGTCGAGCCGGCCGGCGCCGCCGTCCTGTCGGGGCGCCCCGCGGGCCAGCACAGGATGCCGGGGATCGGCATCGGCTTCATCCCCGAGGTCCTCAATCGCGCCATCCTCGACGAGGTGATCGTGGTCGAGGACGACGAGGCGTTCGACGGCGCGAGGCGCCTCGCGCGCGAGGAGGGGATCCTCGCCGGCATCTCCTCGGGGGCCGCGCTCCACGCCGCCCTGGCGGTCGCCGCGCGACCGGAGTCGGCCGGCGCGACAATCGTGGTGCTCCTCGCCGACACCGGCGAGCGCTACATCACGACCTCGCTCTTCGCGCCCTCCGAAGGCCGATAG
- a CDS encoding cupin domain-containing protein, whose protein sequence is MAETRPYVFNLEPKYEALELVDVPAVVAACRGDWTNQALCRVNESLVRVAVVQGEFHWHHHDREDELFYVVEGRLLVDLEGRTVELAAGHGFTVPKGVEHRTRAPQRTAVLIVSKEGALPAGN, encoded by the coding sequence ATGGCCGAGACACGTCCGTACGTCTTCAACCTGGAGCCGAAGTACGAGGCGCTCGAGCTCGTCGACGTCCCCGCCGTCGTCGCGGCGTGCCGCGGAGACTGGACTAACCAGGCCCTCTGCCGCGTCAACGAGTCGCTCGTGAGGGTCGCCGTCGTCCAGGGCGAGTTCCACTGGCACCACCACGACCGCGAGGACGAGCTCTTCTACGTCGTGGAGGGGCGTCTCCTCGTCGATCTCGAGGGACGGACCGTGGAGCTGGCCGCGGGCCACGGCTTCACCGTGCCGAAGGGGGTCGAGCACCGCACGCGCGCCCCCCAGCGGACCGCCGTCCTCATCGTGTCTAAGGAAGGGGCGCTCCCCGCAGGGAATTGA
- a CDS encoding response regulator transcription factor, whose product MVEDEPHARRSLREYAAGVEWLAVIGEAGDGAEAVRLIDRLEPDLIFLDVELPELSGLEVLARIRHAPEVVFTTAYDRFALAAFEAGALDYLLKPFGRQRFQTALERVRRRLVESPVPAAERAREAFGKPWRRLFARTSSGIVPIDVRSIRHIKASGDYVEVDSGSGRHLLHITLGELASRLDPETFCQVHRSHIVNLDAVERLTPYDDRRFTIRLRGGVEILASRSASERLRRLVR is encoded by the coding sequence GTGGTCGAGGACGAGCCGCACGCGCGCCGGAGCCTGCGCGAGTACGCGGCCGGCGTCGAGTGGCTCGCCGTGATCGGCGAGGCGGGGGACGGCGCCGAGGCGGTGAGGCTCATCGATCGCCTCGAGCCGGATCTGATCTTCCTCGACGTCGAGCTCCCCGAGCTGTCCGGGCTCGAGGTGCTCGCGCGGATCCGGCACGCTCCCGAGGTCGTCTTCACGACGGCGTACGATCGTTTCGCCCTGGCCGCCTTCGAGGCGGGGGCGCTCGACTACCTCCTCAAGCCCTTCGGCCGGCAGCGCTTCCAGACGGCGCTCGAGCGCGTGCGCCGGCGCCTCGTGGAGAGCCCGGTGCCGGCCGCCGAGCGCGCGCGCGAGGCATTCGGGAAACCGTGGCGCCGCCTCTTCGCGCGCACGTCGTCGGGGATCGTGCCGATCGACGTCCGGTCCATACGGCACATCAAGGCGAGCGGCGACTACGTCGAGGTCGACTCCGGGTCGGGGCGTCACCTGCTCCACATCACCCTCGGCGAGCTGGCGTCGCGCCTCGACCCCGAGACCTTCTGCCAGGTTCATCGCTCGCACATCGTAAACCTCGACGCGGTCGAACGGCTGACACCGTACGACGATCGCCGGTTCACGATCCGGCTGCGAGGCGGGGTGGAGATTCTGGCGAGCCGCTCGGCCTCCGAGAGGCTGCGCCGACTGGTCCGCTGA
- a CDS encoding histidine kinase — protein sequence MSEPQKDIGPWLRAGGRWMYAAAWLPFLTVFLAAFVTGGIPLGLALRNALANLLPDALLGLIVLRVASRLPWPEGSRSGFFIRHLGLLAAFTVASAAGWLLLLGADQLAFGEALNLSVDPRIALWRSLNDMLVYAALAGVSYAWHHAAESRAQAARAGRAEVLRARAELEAMRSQLNPHFILNTLHALVGLVRREPAVAEQAIERLGDLLRYSLRVQREGLDEVTLREEWAFVQAYLDLERLRLGDRLRTTFDAGAGTLDRLVPSFALQTLAENAIRHAIAPRADGGSLSIRAHQVDGRLTVEVQDEGAGAPAAPAEASLGVGLKLLRDRLAALYDGRAALDLRATPGGPWWSRTSRTRAGACASTRPASSGSP from the coding sequence ATGAGCGAGCCGCAGAAAGACATCGGGCCGTGGCTGCGGGCGGGTGGGCGGTGGATGTACGCCGCCGCGTGGCTCCCGTTCCTGACGGTCTTCCTCGCGGCGTTCGTCACCGGCGGCATCCCATTGGGCCTGGCGCTGCGGAACGCTCTCGCCAATCTCCTGCCCGACGCCCTCCTGGGATTGATCGTCCTCCGGGTCGCATCCCGGCTTCCGTGGCCCGAGGGCTCGCGGTCGGGTTTCTTCATCAGGCACCTCGGGCTCCTGGCGGCCTTCACCGTCGCCTCCGCCGCAGGGTGGCTGCTCCTCCTGGGGGCCGACCAGCTCGCCTTCGGGGAGGCGCTCAACCTGTCCGTCGATCCCCGGATCGCGCTGTGGCGATCTCTCAACGACATGCTGGTCTACGCCGCCCTCGCGGGCGTCTCGTACGCCTGGCACCACGCCGCAGAGAGCCGCGCGCAGGCCGCGCGCGCCGGCCGCGCGGAGGTGCTGAGGGCCCGCGCCGAGCTCGAGGCGATGCGGAGCCAGCTCAACCCTCACTTCATCCTGAACACCCTCCACGCGCTCGTCGGCCTCGTGCGCCGCGAGCCGGCGGTGGCGGAGCAGGCGATCGAGCGCCTCGGCGATCTCCTGCGCTACTCCCTGAGGGTCCAGCGCGAGGGGCTCGACGAGGTGACGCTGCGCGAGGAGTGGGCTTTCGTCCAGGCCTACCTCGACCTCGAGCGTCTCCGGCTCGGGGATCGCCTGCGCACGACCTTCGACGCCGGCGCCGGCACGCTCGATCGCCTCGTGCCGAGCTTTGCGCTGCAGACGCTCGCCGAGAACGCGATCCGGCACGCGATCGCCCCGCGCGCCGACGGGGGAAGCCTCTCGATCCGGGCTCACCAGGTCGACGGGAGGCTCACGGTCGAGGTGCAGGATGAAGGGGCAGGGGCCCCCGCAGCTCCGGCCGAAGCAAGCCTGGGCGTCGGCCTGAAGCTGCTCCGCGATCGCCTCGCCGCCCTCTACGATGGCCGGGCCGCGCTCGACCTCCGCGCGACGCCGGGAGGGCCGTGGTGGTCGAGGACGAGCCGCACGCGCGCCGGAGCCTGCGCGAGTACGCGGCCGGCGTCGAGTGGCTCGCCGTGA
- a CDS encoding putative sulfate exporter family transporter translates to MTSLPRRADIVPGLILTLVVAAIARLAHGMLPKEIGDPVGEVIVAVLLGLVVGNLVPLPKGLASGIKFSFHTLLRVAIVLLGARFSFQQVAAIGGKALIMIVVLMSLALAVSHGLGRLAGISGRLASLIGVGTAVCGNSAITATAPVIHASDEEVSFAVATNTLFGTLAVFVYPILGHFLGFPDAVFGTWAGTAVNDTSQVVATGFAYSEAAGKVATAVKLTRNALMGGVIVLMGLLHSRERAGEGPRASFGQRLKQSVPLFVVVFLGMAVLNSFGVFAALSTATGRDLQNDMKTASGFLILVALTGVGLGTRLASLRKIGLAPLYIGFATAAATSLASLLLIKLLGPAGG, encoded by the coding sequence GTGACCTCCCTGCCGCGCCGCGCCGACATCGTCCCGGGGCTGATCCTCACGCTCGTCGTCGCCGCGATCGCGCGCCTCGCGCACGGAATGCTGCCGAAAGAGATCGGCGACCCCGTCGGCGAGGTGATCGTGGCGGTCCTTCTCGGGCTCGTCGTCGGCAACCTGGTTCCCCTGCCGAAGGGCCTCGCGTCCGGGATCAAGTTCTCGTTCCACACGCTCCTCCGCGTGGCGATCGTCCTTCTCGGCGCGCGCTTCTCGTTCCAGCAGGTGGCGGCGATCGGCGGCAAGGCCCTGATCATGATCGTGGTGCTCATGTCGCTGGCCCTCGCCGTCTCGCACGGCCTCGGGCGCCTCGCCGGGATCTCGGGGCGCCTCGCCAGCCTCATCGGCGTCGGCACGGCGGTGTGCGGGAACTCCGCGATCACCGCGACCGCCCCGGTGATCCACGCCAGCGACGAGGAGGTCTCGTTCGCGGTGGCGACGAACACCCTCTTCGGAACCCTCGCCGTCTTCGTCTACCCGATCCTCGGCCATTTCCTGGGCTTCCCCGACGCCGTCTTCGGCACCTGGGCCGGAACCGCGGTGAACGACACGTCGCAGGTCGTCGCGACGGGGTTCGCCTACAGCGAGGCGGCCGGAAAGGTCGCGACGGCGGTGAAGCTCACGCGGAACGCGCTCATGGGGGGCGTCATCGTGCTGATGGGCCTTCTCCACTCGCGCGAGCGCGCCGGCGAGGGGCCGAGGGCGAGCTTCGGCCAGCGGCTCAAGCAATCGGTGCCGCTCTTCGTGGTGGTCTTCCTGGGAATGGCGGTTCTGAACTCGTTCGGCGTCTTCGCGGCGCTTTCGACGGCGACGGGGCGGGATCTGCAGAACGACATGAAGACGGCGTCGGGGTTCCTGATCCTCGTCGCCCTGACGGGGGTGGGGCTGGGGACGCGCCTCGCCTCGCTCCGGAAGATCGGCCTCGCGCCGCTCTACATCGGGTTCGCGACGGCGGCGGCGACGTCGCTCGCGAGCCTCCTCCTCATCAAGCTCCTCGGCCCCGCGGGGGGTTGA
- a CDS encoding VOC family protein produces MTKAIPSNIYPSIFYDDAPAAIEWLCRAFGFTKRLVVPGPGGTVRHSELSLGPGVIMVGSARIDAGRISPRGLSGLHQALCVRVDNPDAHLARAKAAGALITQELKDEEYGSRGYMAKDPEGHEWYFGTYLPGEHWGESPKRS; encoded by the coding sequence ATGACGAAGGCCATTCCGTCGAACATCTACCCGTCGATTTTCTACGACGACGCTCCCGCGGCGATCGAGTGGCTCTGCCGCGCGTTCGGATTCACGAAGCGGCTCGTCGTGCCGGGACCGGGCGGAACGGTCAGGCACTCCGAGCTCTCGCTCGGGCCGGGGGTGATCATGGTGGGTTCGGCCAGGATCGATGCCGGGCGGATCAGCCCTCGAGGTCTCTCGGGGCTCCACCAGGCGCTGTGCGTTCGGGTCGACAATCCCGACGCTCACCTCGCCAGGGCGAAGGCGGCGGGGGCGCTCATCACGCAGGAGCTGAAGGACGAGGAGTACGGCTCGCGCGGCTACATGGCGAAGGATCCCGAAGGGCACGAGTGGTACTTCGGCACGTACCTCCCGGGCGAGCACTGGGGAGAGTCGCCGAAGCGCTCGTGA
- a CDS encoding VOC family protein — MFSKVDYIMVNVSDMRRSVAFYRDTIGFPLKFESPGWTEFNTGASTLALHLAEVATGGGATQKAPCAGSCSIGFSVTNLDTTVADLQKRGARFVIPPTTQEAEGIRLAVCIDPDGLAVSFAEPLKK, encoded by the coding sequence ATGTTCAGCAAGGTCGACTACATCATGGTGAACGTGTCCGACATGCGCCGCTCGGTCGCCTTCTACCGCGACACGATCGGCTTTCCGTTGAAGTTTGAATCGCCGGGGTGGACCGAGTTCAACACCGGCGCCTCCACGCTGGCGCTCCACCTCGCGGAGGTCGCCACGGGCGGCGGCGCCACGCAGAAGGCGCCCTGCGCCGGGAGCTGCTCGATCGGCTTCTCCGTGACGAACCTCGACACGACGGTCGCAGACCTCCAGAAGCGCGGCGCGCGCTTCGTCATCCCGCCGACGACGCAGGAGGCGGAGGGGATCCGCCTCGCGGTCTGCATCGACCCCGACGGCCTTGCCGTGTCGTTCGCGGAGCCGCTCAAGAAGTAG
- a CDS encoding glycosyltransferase — MAEPTDLRPRISLVIPAFNEARYLPRLLDSAEAARAVYARGDASRARAIEIVVADNGSTDGTAALAASRGCVVAPVEKRAIAASRNGGARAARGSILAFVDADMTLHPDTFLGVEETLASPRWVAGSTGCRPERWSTGIAVTFAVATPILWLTRFDTGVVFMRREDYDAVGGYDESMLVAEDVMMLWRLRQHGRRRGARLVRVPRWKTVASMRKFDKYGEWHYFPMLWRGLLLVFRPKKIAAFVDEYWYRPER, encoded by the coding sequence TTGGCTGAGCCGACCGATCTCCGCCCCCGAATCTCCCTCGTCATCCCCGCCTTCAACGAGGCGAGGTACCTCCCGCGGCTCCTCGATTCGGCCGAGGCGGCGCGCGCCGTGTACGCGAGGGGGGACGCGTCGAGGGCGCGGGCCATCGAGATCGTCGTCGCCGACAACGGCTCGACCGACGGCACCGCGGCGCTCGCGGCGTCGAGGGGGTGCGTCGTGGCGCCCGTCGAGAAGCGCGCCATCGCGGCGTCGAGGAACGGCGGCGCGCGAGCCGCCCGCGGCTCAATCCTCGCCTTCGTCGATGCCGACATGACGCTTCACCCCGACACGTTCCTCGGCGTCGAGGAGACGCTCGCCTCGCCGCGGTGGGTCGCGGGAAGCACCGGGTGCCGGCCCGAGAGATGGTCCACCGGGATCGCGGTCACCTTCGCGGTCGCGACGCCGATCCTCTGGCTCACGCGCTTCGACACGGGCGTCGTCTTCATGAGGCGGGAGGACTACGACGCCGTCGGCGGCTACGATGAGTCGATGCTCGTCGCCGAGGACGTGATGATGCTCTGGCGGCTGAGGCAGCACGGCCGCAGGCGCGGCGCCCGTCTCGTCCGCGTGCCGCGGTGGAAGACGGTCGCGTCGATGCGGAAGTTCGACAAGTACGGCGAGTGGCACTACTTCCCGATGCTGTGGCGCGGTCTCCTGCTCGTCTTCCGCCCGAAGAAGATCGCCGCCTTCGTCGACGAGTACTGGTACCGCCCCGAGCGGTGA
- a CDS encoding cysteine dioxygenase family protein, whose protein sequence is MKPEARADAQVASFVAELDAAVGADGDRNRITNAVKSVLIKDCGVLDSLPARYLVPSNHRYARRLLHKDPADRFTIVVMVWDPGQGTPIHDHCGMWCVECVVLGKIRVTQYDMVPFTHGPLVEFREAGCVTAGFGEAGALIPPFDYHKIENAFANKAATIHVYGGEMLSCTAFHPEGGRYRYEYCDLSYTAG, encoded by the coding sequence ATGAAGCCCGAAGCGCGCGCTGACGCGCAGGTCGCCAGCTTCGTCGCCGAGCTCGACGCGGCGGTTGGCGCGGACGGTGATCGAAACCGCATAACGAACGCCGTCAAGAGCGTCCTCATCAAGGACTGCGGCGTGCTCGACTCCCTCCCCGCCCGGTACCTCGTCCCCTCGAACCACCGCTACGCCCGGCGCCTCCTCCACAAAGACCCCGCCGACCGGTTCACCATCGTCGTCATGGTCTGGGATCCCGGGCAGGGAACTCCCATCCACGATCACTGCGGCATGTGGTGCGTCGAGTGCGTCGTCCTCGGGAAGATCCGCGTCACGCAGTACGACATGGTCCCCTTCACGCACGGGCCGCTGGTCGAGTTCCGTGAGGCGGGCTGCGTCACGGCGGGGTTCGGCGAGGCGGGCGCGCTGATCCCCCCGTTCGACTATCATAAGATCGAGAACGCCTTTGCGAACAAGGCCGCCACGATCCACGTCTACGGCGGCGAGATGCTGTCGTGCACCGCCTTCCACCCCGAGGGAGGGCGCTACCGCTACGAGTACTGCGACCTCTCGTACACCGCCGGGTGA
- a CDS encoding RidA family protein: MKSLDALGITLPPPTASVGSYLAAVRSGPLVFLSGHIAKKNGAPWAGKVGAEVSREEATAAARSVAIDLLGTLRGAVEDLGRVRRLVKLTVLVNGAPGFAEHHLVANGATDLLVEVFGASAAPVRTSYGAQLPLNACVEIDLIAEVD, encoded by the coding sequence ATGAAGAGCCTCGACGCACTGGGAATCACGCTCCCTCCGCCGACCGCCTCCGTCGGCTCGTACCTCGCCGCCGTCCGATCGGGACCTCTCGTCTTCCTCTCCGGCCACATCGCGAAGAAGAACGGCGCTCCCTGGGCCGGGAAGGTCGGCGCCGAGGTCTCGAGAGAGGAAGCGACCGCCGCGGCCCGGAGCGTCGCCATCGATCTCCTGGGCACGCTTCGGGGAGCGGTCGAGGACCTCGGCCGGGTCCGCCGCCTCGTTAAGCTGACCGTCCTCGTGAACGGCGCCCCCGGCTTCGCCGAGCACCACCTCGTCGCGAACGGCGCCACCGATCTCCTCGTCGAGGTCTTCGGAGCTTCGGCCGCTCCCGTGCGCACGTCGTACGGCGCGCAGCTCCCGCTGAACGCCTGCGTCGAGATCGATCTCATCGCCGAAGTCGACTGA